The following are encoded together in the Brassica napus cultivar Da-Ae chromosome A9, Da-Ae, whole genome shotgun sequence genome:
- the LOC106367656 gene encoding probable protein phosphatase 2C 47: MAPETEVSPMVNNLEAGDDNMTHLSSSGKPPRNLSAMRHCNSTAWLIDSEGEERFGLKSPEGQNSTWEPVFRSGSWSDKGPKRSMEDEFICVDDLKDHIGSSTGAFYGVFDGHGGVDAALFTKKNLLKLLTEDKHFPTNTKKATRSAFVKTDHALADAPSLDRSSGTTALTALILDKTMLIANAGDSRAVLGKRGRAIELSKDHKPNCTSERLRIEKLGGVIYDGYLNGQLSVARALGDWHIKGTKGSLCPLSCEPELEEIVLAEEDEYLIMGCDGLWDVMSSQCAVTMVRRELMQHNDPEKCSQALVKEALQRNSCDNLTVVVVCFSPEPPPRIEIPKSHKRRSISAEGLDLLKGVLNDL; encoded by the exons ATGGCACCGGAGACAGAAGTTTCGCCGATGGTTAACAATTTGGAGGCCGGAGATGACAACATGACTCACCTGAGCTCCTCCGGGAAGCCACCAAGGAACCTCTCCGCAATGCGACATTGCAACAGCACTGCTTGGTTGATCGATTCc GAAGGAGAGGAGAGGTTTGGTTTAAAGTCTCCTGAAGGACAAAACTCCACATGGGAGCCTGTCTTCAGATCCGGAAGTTGGTCGGATAAGGGTCCGAAGCGGTCCATGGAAGACGAATTCATCTGCGTGGATGATCTTAAAGACCATATCGGATCATCCACTGGAGCTTTCTATGGG GTGTTTGATGGACATGGAGGTGTTGATGCTGCATTATTCACAAAGAAGAACCTTCTGAAGCTTTTAACGGAAGACAAACACTTCCCAACCAACACCAAGAAGGCCACAAGGAGTGCCTTTGTCAAGACGGATCATGCTTTGGCCGATGCTCCTTCTCTAGACAGATCATCAGGGACAACAGCACTCACTGCCCTCATCTTGGACAAGACAATGCTCATTGCGAACGCAGGCGACTCCAGAGCCGTGCTCGGCAAACGAGGCAGAGCCATTGAGCTGTCCAAGGACCACAAACCCAACTGCACGTCCGAGAGGCTGCGCATTGAGAAGCTTGGAGGTGTCATCTACGACGGATACCTTAACGGGCAGCTCTCGGTGGCTAGAGCTTTAGGAGATTGGCATATTAAGGGAACCAAAGGTTCGCTCTGCCCGCTTAGCTGCGAGCCTGAGCTGGAAGAGATTGTGTTGGCGGAGGAAGACGAGTATCTTATAATGGGATGTGATGGACTTTGGGATGTGATGAGTAGCCAGTGTGCAGTGACGATGGTGAGGAGGGAGCTGATGCAGCATAACGACCCTGAGAAATGCTCTCAAGCTTTGGTTAAGGAAGCACTGCAACGTAATAGCTGTGATAATCTTACTGTGGTGGTTGTATGTTTCTCGCCGGAACCGCCTCCGAGGATTGAGATCCCCAAGTCGCATAAGAGGAGAAGCATCTCTGCGGAAGGGTTGGATCTACTCAAAGGCGTTTTGAATGATTTGTGA
- the LOC106367649 gene encoding phosphoinositide phosphatase SAC7-like — MDSRNKLHSRLRLWEFPDQYIIEPANGSGAPCLDISRVDASMKLIDQVGECDSLRVPKIHPISGVVGMLKLLAGSYLVVVTESERVGSFLGHPIFKITSLKVLPCDHSLKNSPEEQKKMENEFSKLLSVAEKTTGLFFSYQVNLTLSSQRLHDLGAESKSLPLWRQAEPRFLWNNYMLEVLIDNKLDQFLLPVIQGSFNSFETAIGKDIVDITLIARRCTRRNGTRMWRRGADADGYVANFVETEQIVQMNGYTSSFVQVRGSMPFMWEQIVDLTYKPKFEIVQPEEATRIAERHFLDLRKKYGSVLAVDLVNKHGGEGRLSEKFASVMQHITGDEIRYLHFDFHQICGHIHFERLSILYEQIEGFLEQNGYFLLNEKGDKMKEQLGVVRTNCIDCLDRTNVTQSMIGRKMLELQLRRIGVFGAEETISSHPNFDERYKILWANHGDDVSIQYSGTPALKGDFVRYGHRTAQGVLKDGWSSLRRYYLNNFADGTKQDAIDLLQGHYIVAVNRDMAPVPQKGGLEAVANFPVALAVVLLSFWFATMSMKQAGSDYKHKHLFFSLLWTGICVGVAALVRANGRIFCNRPRLHKPRG, encoded by the exons ATGGATTCTCGGAACAAATTGCATTCCCGTTTACGTCTATGGGAATTTCCCGATCAGTACATCATCGAGCCGGCGAATGGCTCAGGCGCTCCGTGTTTGGATATTAGCCGTGTCGACGCTTCCATGAAGCTCATCG ATCAAGTCGGAGAATGCGATTCCTTGCGCGTTCCTAAAATCCACCCCATTTCTGGCGTGGTTGGGATGTTGAAGCTCCTTGCTG GATCATACTTGGTGGTTGTGACAGAGAGTGAGCGTGTTGGCTCGTTTCTCGGCCATCCTATTTTCAAAATTACATCGCTTAAGGTTCTTCCTTGTGATCATTCCCTCAAAAACTCCCCTGAAGAACAG AAAAAGATGGAGAATGAGTTCTCGAAGCTGCTTAGTGTCGCAGAAAAGACAACTGGTCTCTTTTTCTCATATCAAGTTAACTTAACGCTGAG CTCACAACGCTTGCATGATTTGGGTGCTGAGTCTAAGTCGCTTCCTCTGTGGAGACAG GCTGAGCCGAGGTTTCTTTGGAACAATTACATGTTGGAAGTTCTTATCGATAATAAG CTTGATCAGTTTTTGCTTCCAGTAATTCAAGGGA GTTTTAATAGTTTTGAGACGGCCATTGGGAAAGATATCGTTGACATTACTCTGATTGCAAGACGATGTACTAGGAGAAACG GTACGCGTATGTGGCGAAGAGGAGCTGATGCCGATGGCTACGTTGCTAATTTTGTGGAGACTGAGCAAATTGTACAGATGAATGGATATACGTCATCATTTGTTCAG GTCAGAGGATCCATGCCTTTTATGTGGGAGCAAATTGTAGATCTGACTTACAAGCCCAAGTTTGAGATTGTGCAGCCTGAAGAAGCT ACACGGATTGCTGAACGTCACTTCTTGGACCTAAGGAAAAAATATGGATCAGTTTTGGCAGTTGATCTTGTCAATAAG CATGGCGGTGAGGGGCGCTTAAGTGAGAAGTTTGCTAGTGTTATGCAGCACATTACTGGAGATGAAATAAG ATACCTTCACTTTGATTTCCATCAAATCTGTGGGCATATTCATTTTGAGCGCTTATCAATTCTGTACGAGCAGATCGAGGGTTTTCTTGAACAAAATGG GTACTTTTTGCTAAATGAAAAGGGTGATAAAATGAAGGAGCAGCTTGGTGTGGTCCGAACAAACTGCATAGATTGCTTAGACCGTACAAATGTCACCCAG AGCATGATCGGTCGAAAGATGTTAGAACTTCAACTCAGAAGGATCGGTGTTTTTGGTGCTGAAGAAACCATAAGCTCCCATCCGAATTTTGACGAACGCTACAAAATCT TATGGGCTAATCATGGTGATGACGTCAGCATTCAGTACTCTGGTACTCCTGCACTTAAAGGAGACTTTGTCAG GTATGGGCATCGGACTGCCCAAGGTGTCCTTAAAGATGGTTGGAGCTCCCTCAGACGCTATTACCTGAATAACTTTGCTGATGGAACTAAGCAG GATGCGATTGATCTCCTGCAAGGGCACTACATAGTTGCTGTGAACCGGGACATGGCTCCTGTGCCTCAAAAGGGAGGCCTCGAGGCTGTAGCA AACTTCCCAGTGGCATTGGCGGTGGTTCTGCTCAGTTTCTGGTTTGCAACAATGTCTATGAAACAAG CTGGGAGTGATTACAAGCATAAGCACTTGTTCTTCTCGCTCCTGTGGACGGGCATCTGTGTGGGAGTTGCAGCACTGGTTAGGGCCAATGGCCGGATCTTCTGCAACAGGCCTCGTCTCCACAAGCCCAGAGGctga
- the LOC111200744 gene encoding uncharacterized protein LOC111200744, giving the protein MRRSSTTWEVLRPRQEKKDWVDIVWFKGALPKHSFTMWVTNYDRLPTRARLASWGMPVSAACAFCSRSDETRDHLMVACEYTTQVWKEVLLRCQSRTTLLTNWSELLSWIRSSPSKRLTLLRMLATQTTIFHLWKQRNNLMHNQTSIPPESVFYGIDKDMRNIISARSVSKHFHSVMAMWLR; this is encoded by the coding sequence GTCGTCCACTACGTGGGAAGTGCTAAGGCCAAGACAAGAGAAAAAGGACTGGGTGGACATAGTGTGGTTCAAAGGGGCTCTCCCCAAACACAGCTTCACGATGTGGGTGACGAACTACGACAGACTACCAACAAGAGCAAGGCTCGCCAGCTGGGGAATGCCCGTATCTGCGGCATGCGCCTTCTGTTCCAGATCAGATGAAACCAGAGACCACCTTATGGTAGCCTGCGAATATACCACTCAAGTCTGGAAGGAGGTACTACTCAGGTGCCAATCGCGTACAACATTGCTCACCAACTGGTCTGAGCTGTTGTCTTGGATCAGATCATCACCGTCCAAGAGGCTCACTTTGCTACGGATGTTGGCCACTCAAACCACTATCTTCCATCTTTGGAAACAAAGAAACAACCTAATGCATAACCAGACATCGATTCCACCGGAATCAGTCTTCTATGGCATTGATAAAGACATGAGAAACATAATATCAGCTAGAAGCGTTAGTAAACATTTTCATTCGGTTATGGCGATGTGGCTGAGATAA
- the LOC111200312 gene encoding disease resistance protein TAO1-like, with product MNSSFLFTVCVAATCFFTLLGTLFFMRYRKSRFRENNETVNSSSVSTVPPPSCVSRNWVHTVFPSFHGEDVRTSLLTHILKEFKSKAIYPFIDEKMKRGKIIDPELKKAIQGSRIAVVLLSKNYASSSWCLDELVEIMKCQEELDQTVIPIFYEVNPSDVKKQRGDFGKVFKKTCEGKTNEVIEKWSQALSKVATITGYHSINWNDDAKMVEDITTEILNTLINSTPSRDFDGLVGMGAHMEKIEPLLRPDLKEEVRMIGIWGPPGIGKTTIARFLFHQLSSNNDNFQHTVFVENVKAMYTTIPVSSDDYNAKLHLQQSFLSKIIKKDIEIPHLGVAQDTLKDKKVLVVLDDVNRSVQLDAMAEETGWFGNGSRIIFTTQDRHLLKAHGINDLYEVGSPSTDEALQIFCTYAFRQKSPKAGFEDLSREVTKLAGDLPLGLKVMGSCLRGLSKEEWKNKLPSLRNNLHGDIESALKFSYDALRREDKNLFLHIACFFNHEKIEIVEHILARAFLNVRQGIHVLTEKSLISTNSEYVVMHDLLAQLGREIVRNVSTSEHLTREPGQRQFLVDARDICEVLSDDTAGTSSVIGINLKLSKAEERLHTSESAFERMTNLQFLRIDSGYNGLYFPQSLNSISRKIRLLEWNDFPMTCLPSNFSPQFLVKLCMQGSKLKKLWDGIQPLRNLKWMDLRSSKNLKKIPDLSTATNLTYLCLRGCSSLENLPSSIGNATNLLNLDLSDCTRLVNLPSSIWNAINLQTFDLKDCSSLVELPLSIGNAINLKSLNLGGCSSLKDLPSSIGNAPNLQNLYLDYCSSLVNLPSSIENAINLQVLDLKYCSSLVELPIFIGNATNLRYLDLSGCSSLVELPSSVGKLHKLPKLTMVGCSKLKVLPININMVSLRELDLTGCSSLKKFPEISTNIKHLHLIGTSIEEVPSSIKSWPHLEHLRMSYSQNLKKSPHALDTITELHITDTEILDIGSWVKELSHLGRLVLYGCKNLVSLPQLPGSLLDLDASNCESLERLDSSLHNLKSTTFRFINCFKLNQEAIHLISQTPCRLVAVLPGGEVPACFTYRAFGNFVTVELDGRSLPRSKKFRACILLDYQGDMKKPWAACSVTSEQTYTSCSAILRPVLSEHLYVFNVEAPDRVTSTELVFEFRVFRTNIFPTNTLKIKECGILQLLEEADDEHRQSFSSDDDDY from the exons ATgaattcttcttttctcttcacGGTGTGTGTTGCTGCAACATGCTTCTTCACACTTTTGGGTACACTGTTTTTCATGCGTTACAGAAAATCCAGGTTCCGTGAAAATAACGAAACTGTGAATTCCTCCTCTGTATCAACTGTGCCTCCACCATCTTGTGTGTCCCGTAATTGGGTACACACTGTCTTTCCGAGCTTCCACGGGGAAGATGTCCGCACATCCTTGCTCACTCACATTCTGAAGGAGTTCAAAAGCAAAGCAATCTAcccattcattgatgagaagatgaagagaGGAAAAATTATTGACCCTGAGTTGAAAAAGGCTATCCAAGGATCAAGGATCGCGGTTGTCTTGCTCTCCAAAAACTATGCTTCTTCGTCATGGTGTCTTGACGAATTGGTGGAGATTATGAAGTGCCAGGAAGAGTTAGATCAAACGGTGATACCCATCTTCTATGAAGTGAATCCAAGTGACGTCAAGAAGCAGAGGGGAGATTTCGGAAAAGTCTTCAAAAAAACTTGCGAGGGTAAAACAAATGAGGTAATTGAGAAATGGAGTCAAGCTCTCTCAAAAGTGGCCACAATAACCGGTTACCATTCTATCAACTG GAATGATGACGCGAAAATGGTCGAAGATATTACCACCGAAATTCTGAACACGTTGATTAATTCCACGCCATCAAGAGATTTCGACGGCTTAGTTGGGATGGGAGCTCATATGGAGAAGATAGAACCCTTGTTACGCCCAGATTTGAAAGAAGAAGTGAGGATGATAGGGATTTGGGGGCCGCCTGGTATTGGCAAGACCACCATTGCCAGATTTTTGTTTCACCAACTATCTTCCAATAATGACAACTTCCAACATACCGTATTTGTGGAGAACGTCAAAGCAATGTATACAACAATACCAGTTTCTTCAGATGACTACAATGCGAAGTTGCATCTGCAGCAAAGTTTCCTTTCTAAAATAATCAAGAAGGATATAGAAATCCCACATTTAGGAGTTGCACAAGACACGTTGAAAGACAAGAAAGTTCTAGTTGTTCTTGATGACGTTAATCGGTCAGTACAACTAGATGCCATGGCAGAAGAAACTGGGTGGTTCGGTAATGGAAGTAGGATTATCTTTACAACCCAAGATCGACACCTTTTGAAGGCACATGGGATCAACGACCTTTATGAGGTGGGTTCTCCGTCAACAGATGAGGctcttcaaatattttgtacGTATGCTTTTCGTCAAAAGTCTCCTAAAGCTGGTTTTGAGGACCTTTCTCGGGAAGTGACCAAACTTGCTGGTGACCTCCCTTTAGGACTTAAGGTAATGGGTTCTTGCTTGCGAGGACTGTCCAAAGAAGAATGGAAAAATAAACTACCGAGTTTAAGGAACAACCTGCACGGGGATATTGAGAGTGCTTTAAAGTTCAGCTATGATGCCTTGCGTAGAGAagataaaaatttatttcttcATATAGCTTGTTTTTTCAACCATGAAAAAATTGAGATTGTGGAACATATTCTTGCCAGGGCGTTCTTGAACGTTAGGCAAGGGATTCATGTCTTAACTGAGAAATCTCTCATATCCACCAACTCAGAATATGTTGTAATGCATGATTTACTAGCACAACTAGGTAGAGAAATTGTGCGAAACGTGTCTACTAGTGAACACTTGACCCGTGAGCCTGGACAACGTCAGTTTCTGGTTGATGCAAGAGATATCTGCGAAGTACTCAGTGATGATACAGCC GGTACTAGCAGTGTTATAGGAATAAATCTCAAGTTATCTAAGGCAGAGGAAAGATTACATACAAGTGAAAGCGCTTTTGAGAGAATGACTAATCTCCAATTCTTAAGAATCGATAGTGGTTACAATGGACTGTACTTTCCGCAAAGTCTAAACTCAATATCTCGAAAAATTAGACTACTAGAATGGAATGATTTTCCAATGACATGTTTGCCTTCTAATTTTAGTCCGCAGTTCCTCGTCAAACTATGCATGCAGGGGAGCAAGCTTAAGAAGTTGTGGGATGGAATTCAA CCGCTTAGAAATTTGAAGTGGATGGATTTGAGATCTTCCAAAAACCTGAAGAAGATTCCTGATCTCTCAACTGCCACTAATCTCACGTACTTATGCCTCCGTGGATGCTCAAGTCTGGAGAACCTCCCATCTTCTATTGGCAATGCAACTAATCTCCTAAATCTTGATCTCAGTGATTGTACAAGGCTGGTGAACCTCCCTTCTTCTATTTGGAATGCAATTAATCTCCAAACTTTCGATCTCAAAGATTGCTCAAGTTTGGTTGAACTTCCCCTTTCTATTGGGAATGCGATTAATCTCAAGTCATTAAATCTCGGTGGATGCTCAAGTCTGAAGGACCTCCCATCTTCTATTGGCAATGCACCTAATCTCCAAAATCTCTATCTCGATTATTGTTCAAGTCTGGTGAATCTTCCTTCTTCTATTGAGAATGCAATTAATCTCCAAGTTTTGGATCTCAAATATTGCTCAAGTTTGGTTGAGCTTCCTATTTTTATTGGGAATGCAACTAATCTCAGATACTTAGATCTTAGTGGTTGTTCAAGTCTTGTGGAGCTCCCTTCCTCTGTGGGAAAGCTTCATAAATTGCCCAAGTTGACCATGGTAGGGTGCTCAAAGCTTAAGGTTCTTCCCATCAACATCAACATGGTGTCACTGAGAGAGCTTGATCTCACTGGCTGctcatctttaaaaaaatttcctgAGATTTCCACAAACATTAAACATCTCCATCTCATTGGAACGTCAATAGAAGAAGTTCCTTCGTCGATCAAGTCGTGGCCTCATCTTGAACACCTGAGAATGTCATACAGCCAAAACCTCAAGAAATCCCCTCATGCATTGGACACCATCACAGAGCTGCATATAACAGATACAGAAATACTAGATATTGGTTCATGGGTCAAGGAACTCTCTCATCTAGGCCGACTTGTACTCTACGGATGCAAGAACCTGGTATCTCTCCCACAGCTTCCAGGTTCCCTACTAGACCTTGAtgcatcaaactgtgagtcccTGGAGAGACTAGATAGCTCCCTTCACAACCTGAAATCTACTACTTTCAGATTCATTAACTGCTTCAAACTTAATCAAGAAGCCATACATCTCATCAGCCAGACTCCATGTCGCCTAGTTGCAGTTTTACCCGGTGGAGAAGTGCCTGCCTGCTTTACTTACCGAGCTTTTGGGAATTTCGTAACAGTAGAGTTGGATGGGAGGTCTCTTCCTAGATCGAAAAAATTTAGGGCTTGCATCTTGTTGGATTATCAGGGCGACATGAAAAAACCGTGGGCGGCATGTAGCGTTACATCGGAACAGACTTACACTTCATGTAGCGCAATACTACGTCCAGTTTTATCGGAGCATCTGTATGTTTTCAATGTTGAAGCACCAGACAGGGTGACTTCCACCGAGCTTGTGTTTGAGTTCAGGGTCTTCCGCACTAACATTTTCCCCACTAACACCTTGAAGATAAAAGAATGTGGGATACTACAACTCCTGGAAGAGGCTGATGATGAACATCGTCAGAGCTTCTCTAGTGACGATGACGATTATTAA
- the LOC106363415 gene encoding uncharacterized protein LOC106363415 — MAVKTDMSKAYDRVEWRFIEKVLQRLGFHSKWIHLIMQCVSTVTYSYLINDTVHGSVTPQRGIRQGDPLSPYLFILCGQVLSGLCQKAEREASCTALMRILKEYELASGQKINTDKSSVTFSSKTPEETKVLVKAALGIAKEGGQGKYLGLPEHFGRRKKDLFTVIVDRIRQRASSLSTRHLSKAGKLTMLKAVLTAIPTFSMSCFELPVSLCKKIQSVLTRFWWDTADGTKKMCWVAWDRLTKPKAGGGLGLRDIQLFNQALLAKQAWRILTNPTCLLARVLLGKYCHNKNFMEVTVPTVCSHGWRSILHGRELLRENVGKAIGNGLATKVWKDSWISLEQNLKPFGPIPEAAMDLTVSDLLTSDMKWNKKRIEELLPLVAEEIQMIHPGNQGTEDIYVWQPLQTGKYTAKSGYYTAAMKGQRIQEPIPDAFEWVKDIWNAKCSPKMKLFLWSIIQEAIPLEVATKAIRLAREWINAQDHQTQSTNGLPHPNRKHQFRSATGGTPTCKSDAAYDAQSRRAGLAWIINKPSGRMIHQESRTQNFVPSPLVAEALALRAGLIDAVKLELPKLRMLSDNSTLVRAINNDAQAKEIFGIINDIQQISSAFVEISFTHISRSFNEDADRLAKSSLSAS, encoded by the exons ATGGCAGTCAAGACAGATATGTCAAAAGCTTATGATAGAGTTGAATGGAGGTTTATTGAGAAAGTTCTACAAAGACTCGGGTTTCATTCCAAATGGATACACCTAATCATGCAGTGTGTATCTACGGTTACTTACTCCTACCTAATCAATGATACAGTCCATGGTTCGGTGACTCCTCAGCGGGGCATAAGACAAGGAGACCCCCTCTCCCCTTACTTATTTATACTATGTGGACAAGTGCTATCAGGCCTATGTCAAAAGGCAGAAAGGGAAG CCAGCTGCACTGCTCTCATGAGGATCCTTAAGGAATACGAGTTAGCCTCGGGACAAAAGATTAATACCGACAAGTCTTCAGTCACCTTCTCCTCCAAGACACCAGAAGAAACAAAGGTATTAGTCAAGGCAGCTCTTGGAATCGCAAAGGAAGGAGGACAAGGAAAATATCTTGGGTTACCTGAACATTTCGGGAGAAGGAAAAAGGATCTATTCACGGTGATAGTGGATCGTATAAGACAGAGAGCCTCGAGCCTGTCCACAAGACACCTATCCAAAGCTGGTAAACTAACCATGCTGAAAGCGGTCCTAACGGCAATCCCCACATTCTCAATGTCTTGCTTTGAATTACCTGTCAGCTTGTGTAAAAAGATTCAGTCAGTCCTAACTCGCTTCTGGTGGGACACAGCTGATGGAACCAAAAAGATGTGCTGGGTGGCTTGGGACAGACTCACAAAACCAAAAGCAGGTGGGGGTTTGGGACTGAGGGATATCCAATTATTTAATCAAGCTCTACTGGCTAAACAAGCATGGAGGATCTTAACCAACCCAACCTGTCTACTAGCGAGAGTGTTACTAGGCAAATACTGCCACAACAAAAACTTCATGGAGGTCACAGTCCCTACGGTTTGCTCTCATGGATGGCGAAGCATACTACATGGCAGGGAACTCCTAAGAGAGAATGTGGGTAAAGCAATAGGGAACGGCTTAGCTACCAAGGTGTGGAAAGACTCATGGATATCACTGGAACAGAACCTCAAACCATTTGGACCTATCCCTGAAGCGGCTATGGATCTTACGGTTTCAGACCTTCTAACCTCAGACATGAAATGGAACAAGAAGAGAATAGAAGAGCTGTTACCCCTTGTGGCAGAGGAAATCCAAATGATCCACCCAGGGAACCAAGGCACGGAAGACATCTATGTGTGGCAACCACTACAAACAGGCAAGTACACAGCAAAGTCAGGTTACTATACAGCAGCTATGAAAGGACAACGTATACAAGAACCTATACCTGATGCGTTTGAGTGGGTGAAAGATATATGGAACGCCAAGTGCTCGCCGAAGATGAAGCTCTTTTTGTGGTCCATCATACAAGAAGCCATTCCCCTCG AAGTAGCAACCAAGGCGATAAGACTGGCAAGGGAATGGATTAATGCACAAGATCATCAGACACAATCAACGAACGGCTTACCCCATCCAAACAGGAAACATCAGTTCAGAAGCGCCACAGGTGGTACTCCGACGTGCAAATCGGACGCAGCCTACGATGCTCAATCAAGGAGAGCTGGACTCGCATGGATCATCAATAAGCCTTCAGGAAGAATGATCCACCAAGAATCGAGGACCCAAAACTTCGTGCCCTCACCTCTAGTAGCGGAAGCGCTGGCGCTCCGTGCTGGATTAATCGACGCAGTAAAGCTCGAGCTCCCTAAGCTCCGGATGCTCTCTGACAACTCAACGCTCgttagagcaatcaacaacgaCGCGCAGGCGAAGGAGATCTTTGGTATCATCAATGATATTCAACAAATCTCTTCTGCGTTTGTCGAAATTTCGTTCACACACATCTCGCGTTCTTTCAACGAAGATGCCGACCGCTTAGCTAAATCATCTCTTTCAGCTTCTTAA
- the LOC106367655 gene encoding protein STRICTOSIDINE SYNTHASE-LIKE 5-like yields MPLLSFSRRFLIFSTVIPFLASIALYRLDSFDPALLPPNALDYSTTSLPPLSNDKLLTGAELIGVGLLNSPEDIAYHRESNFIYTGCVDGWVKRVKVTESVNDSVVEDWVNTGGRPLGVAFGLHGEVIVADAYKGLLNISGDGKKTELLTDEADGVKFKLADAVAVADNGVLYFTDASYKYNMRQFAFDILEGKPHGRLMSFDPTTRTTRVLLKGLYFANGVSMSPDQTHLVFCETPMRRCSKYYINEERVEVFTQGLPGYPDNIRYDGEGHYWIAMPSGVTVLWKLAFRYPFLRKLTAIAANYGLDPLIFMANAGVLGVDLDGKPIALYHDHKLSHMTTGVKIGRYLYCGSLLHSHIVRLDLLKYPAQKRL; encoded by the exons ATgcctcttctctctttctctcgtcGTTTCCTCATCTTCTCCACCGTCATCCCCTTCCTCGCCTCCATCGCTCTCTACCGGCTCGACTCTTTCGACCCAGCTCTGCTTCCTCCCAATGCATTAGACTACTCTACCACCTCTCTCCCTCCACTTAGCAACGATAAATTGCTTACCGGAGCTGAGTTAATCGGTGTTGGTCTTCTCAACAGCCCCGAGGACATCGCCTACCACCGAGAATCAAACTTCATTTATACTGGTTGTGTAGATGGATGGGTGAAACGAGTCAAGGTGACCGAGTCAGTTAATGACTCCGTCGTAGAGGACTGGGTTAATACCGGCGGCAGACCACTCGGCGTCGCTTTTGGACTCCACGGAGAAGTCATAGTCGCAGACGCATACAAG GGACTGTTGAATATAAGCGGTGACGGGAAGAAGACGGAGCTGTTGACGGATGAAGCTGACGGCGTTAAATTCAAGCTCGCTGACGCAGTCGCCGTTGCAGATAACGGCGTTTTGTATTTCACAGACGCTTCGTACAAGTACAACATGCGTCAGTTCGCTTTTGACATCTTGGAAGGCAAACCTCATGGCAGACTCATGAGCTTTGACCCGACCACACGAACAACACGTGTCCTTTTAAAAGGCCTTTACTTCGCTAACGGCGTCTCTATGTCTCCCGACCAAACACATCTCGTCTTCTGCGAAACCCCCAT GAGAAGATGCAGCAAGTATTACATCAACGAGGAGCGTGTGGAGGTATTCACTCAAGGCTTACCCGGTTATCCCGACAACATCCGGTACGATGGAGAAGGACATTACTGGATCGCGATGCCTTCG GGAGTAACAGTGTTGTGGAAGCTTGCGTTTAGATACCCTTTCTTGAGGAAACTCACGGCCATAGCGGCTAACTACGGCTTAGATCCCCTGATTTTTATGGCGAATGCTGGCGTTCTGGGGGTGGATCTAGATGGGAAGCCTATAGCGTTGTACCATGATCATAAGCTTTCTCACATGACCACTGGAGTCAAGATTGGGAGATACCTCTATTGTGGGAGTCTTTTGCATTCACACATAGTTCGGCTCGATCTTCTGAAATACCCTGCACAAAAGAGGCTTTGA